The region TCCCGTCCAGTCCTTGCCAAATGTCCAATGTTGACGATTTGtgttgtttaaattaaattgtccTAAACCACGGCCACCGTTTCCTTCGAGGAAAGGTGATTTCGGTCAAATTGCTTGCCTCAAAATATTGCCAATCGATCCGCCTCTGTCGTCCATCCGCTTCGACCGATCCGATGTTCTCATAAGCTTTACGAGgttaatgttttttcttcttccttctccggaAATGCCGTTGCCTccttgcgtttttttttctgtgcgcTCCGTTTCCTTAACTACTGATGCACGGCCCTCCTGGAATCCCCTCGGGATAAAACAAACTACTTTCTGGGACTATTTCGAGCTCGCTTAAAGCATCAAACTAATCAGCTACTACCGGCTACTATGTGCATATATTATTTGCATTTATTATTCAACATACTACACCAATCGTTGTCGCACTGCACGAAGCGCCACAAACCTGCAATCAGCGCGTTCTCTGCGTGTTGCGCAATTGGAACTCTCGTATCCATATCATTAATCAATAGTTGCTTTACAATATTTATATTTACGTGTTAGTTTTTGCTATTcgcctttccctctctctctctctctctgccctttCCCTCTCCACCTTCCATTTGCAGCACTCGTTTATGCTCAATTTCCTCAAATAGTATCCTCATGAATTTGCATGCATAGTTTGTGAGTTGTGTCTCGTTTGTGGCTTTCCAGTTTTCTCCGCTTCCATCAGCTTCTATCTTTCCACACATTTTTGCTACTattcgcctcgcctcgccactTCGGGTTTGACTTTCCTGCTCCAAACAGCTAATAGTGGTGCGCCACTTTCCTCCAAATGCGTCGCGTCGCTTCTGTTACTGCTACTTGCTACCTCCTCTAGGCTCGATCCAGACCTCGATCCAGCAGTGGCCAACCGGTGaactctctttcctctctctttgtgctgctctttttttttttgcgcaaatcgttcgctcgtattttcataaaactaaACGAGTGAACTCATTAACTTAATGACTTTATAAAATGGAAAgggttttcgattgtttcgtcactttatctctctctccctctctctcgttcgtcTTCCATTGCCCCGATGTCGTCCGGTGCAAGGCCGGAGCGTACTCGAGCGAAAAGTTATTTCTGGTTGCTGCACTCACCCTGTTTCCCTGTGGCGCCCTGTTGTGGATGTTTTTCTGCACTGCATTAGTTAagaggtttctttttttaaatgtggAACAcagttttcattaaatttccacacaaaaattaaaaaaaaaacagcaaaagtgtGAGCAATGGTAAAAGTGGCTGCTCTCGACGCGGATGTATCGTTTGCTCGAGTGCTTGCCAagaaggaaataaaagaatttcctgccaaaaaaaaaactctttctGCGCGCCCCCCCGAATGCGCATGTGCGCGAACGGGAGCGGTGGTTATGTACACCGTGCACTTACATACTTGGCCAGGCGTCCTGTCGGCGGATTAGACTAACCACTTCACGGGTGCGGCAAagtttttggcgaaacaaCTTCGAAGGAAACATCGGCATCGGAACGTACACCAGACGGAAAACACATAGACCAGCGtagaaaaaggtaaaaaaaaacacattttatccTTGTTGGCCTCACCACAGGTATTACACCGAATGAGGATGGTGAAAAACCATGCCTGTTCTGTACAACGGAACATGCCGGAACCGTGTTCCTCGCGAATCTCCACCGCGAACATAAAGTTTCATTTTACAACACCAGGACACCACCGAAGGGATCGGCAGCGACGGATGACTCCGTTACGCAAAAATAGGCTCGAGACCTGGTTGCCATCACGACGGCTGTGGCAGTAGAAAATCAAATTCACTAACCATCAAgcaagccacgccacggaacggaacatccGTCGCGTCGTGTTACTCGCTAACAACCCGTTCCGGTTGTCATCGTCGAGCAAGAGGAAACCAGGAAGTTTGGATGTTTTGATGCTGGATCGTGATCTCTGTTCccggagcgaaaaaaaaaaactgtcatcCCTGAAGCGCGTTAATATGCGTTACCTTTGCACCGTGAccccagcaacaccaccacgcggcTCACTTATCACGAAGcttccttcggtttcggtgacgGTGAGAACGGTCGATGGAGtatcgaggtggtggtggtggtggtggtggtggcgttggtggtagCCGCACTCGGTGCCGTGCTACTGGCCGAACTGGACACAATCCGCACGATACCGCTGGCACTGAGCCCATTCATGAGGGCGGTGGCCGCAGCATGGTGAGCAGCATGGTGGGAAtgctgcggatgcggatgggCGTGAGGATGGTGCGCGTGGGGATGATGTACCGCGTGCaggtgatgcggatgatgtGCGTGAGGGTGTAGCGAGAGGGCAGGATGATGAGGTGGTGGCTGTTGGgatgcggccgctgctgctgctgcagctgccgctgccgctgcggcTGCCGCCGCCGTATGCTGGAGCAGCTCGGCGTTCAACCGCGACGGAGAACTGACCCGGATTCTCAGCGGGGACATTGGCTGCAGCAGTGAAGCGCTCGTCGCTGCCGTGGTCGCTGCCGTGGTggccgctgccaccgatggTGTGCTGACGGAATGAGGTGTTCCGGGACGTCCATCGGATAGCGGATCACTCGGACCGTGATGCGCCAGCCCGTCCCGTGCCGCGTGTCCATGGCCTTCCTTCCCCGTTGGGGTGGTGTTGAGGGTGAGGGATGCGGTcgttgcgctgctgttgctgctcggcGAATCACTCATATTGACCACCGTCGTCAGCATCCCGGCACCGCCCGCCATACTGGTCGGAATGCCCACGGATCCGGCCACACTGACGGCCAGCGAGTGCGGTAGGTGAGGTTGGGGCCGTAGCACGGTCGGCGTGAGCGGTAGATGCGtcaaaccgatcggtggcGAATGCGTATTGATCGGTGGCGAATGATCGCCGAGTCGATAAGGCATGAATCTACTGTTGAACGAACCTGATAACGTGacgcgaagagagagagagagagagagagagagagagagagacagagaggaagagagagacagattaAAGGACGATCAATAAATACGAGTTCACAACAGAGAGCGCACCGCAGTCGAAACTTACCAGGTAACAGACCGCCGGTCAGGTGATCACCGAAGCGGAAAGAGTGTAGCGAGGCGAAGCTGCTCCGGAAGTCCTTCTCGCGGTCATCGTTCAGCCGGTCCTCGGCCGAGCCCGGCAGCGAGCTGGGACTGTGCTGCATCGACATACTAGGAACTGGCGAGTGTGTACCGAGCGAGatgtcggaatcggaatccgtGTCCACCGGTGACAGTGGCCCTTCGCCACGCCTTGGCGTCAGCGAGGACGATCCGGACCCGGACAGTGGTGGTTGATTGTGTCTGAGGGCGAGTAGAGAggagaaaggagagaagaaaagtgaaTGATTAGAAAAGTGTgttaacaataaaaaaaaaaacccgtggcGGACGAATTGgaacattcattcattttaataatCGC is a window of Anopheles aquasalis chromosome 2, idAnoAquaMG_Q_19, whole genome shotgun sequence DNA encoding:
- the LOC126569809 gene encoding protein Optix-like, with amino-acid sequence MAVGPPTGGSGNPPHHPAPPVQPHPILAPSPLFALPTLNFTASQVATVCETLEESGDIERLARFLWSLPVAHPNVTELDRSEAVLRARAIVAYHTGHFRELYSILERHKFTKTSHGKLQAMWLEAHYHEAEKLRGRPLGPVDKYRVRKKFPLPRTIWDGEQKTHCFKERTRSLLREWYLQDPYPNPTKKRELAQATGLTPTQVGNWFKNRRQRDRAAAAKNRHNQPPLSGSGSSSLTPRRGEGPLSPVDTDSDSDISLGTHSPVPSMSMQHSPSSLPGSAEDRLNDDREKDFRSSFASLHSFRFGDHLTGGLLPGSFNSRFMPYRLGDHSPPINTHSPPIGLTHLPLTPTVLRPQPHLPHSLAVSVAGSVGIPTSMAGGAGMLTTVVNMSDSPSSNSSATTASLTLNTTPTGKEGHGHAARDGLAHHGPSDPLSDGRPGTPHSVSTPSVAAATTAATTAATSASLLQPMSPLRIRVSSPSRLNAELLQHTAAAAAAAAAAAAAAAAASQQPPPHHPALSLHPHAHHPHHLHAVHHPHAHHPHAHPHPQHSHHAAHHAAATALMNGLSASGIVRIVSSSASSTAPSAATTNATTTTTTTTSILHRPFSPSPKPKEAS